The Erigeron canadensis isolate Cc75 chromosome 4, C_canadensis_v1, whole genome shotgun sequence genome window below encodes:
- the LOC122597791 gene encoding 26S proteasome regulatory subunit RPN13 has product MDSLDTELFPAIQEVLLEFRAGKMFMEGTRVIPDTRKGLVRIGRGEEGLVHIQWLDRSNNTVEDDQIVFPEEAVFEKVGQASGRVYLLKFQTDDRKCFFWMQEPNADNDEELCKSVNLYLNQPIDFPAEEEEEDITLGEDISSRAGDLVGTSMGAEVISDVSSSGPVKLADLQRILSNIGPSGEAADPDGGLGLGDILRPELLLPLMETLSLEQVASHLPEGEWTREELMELLQSPPFRQQVDSFTYVLKTGQIDLTQFGVDPTKYKFTVLSFLEALEDSVAKTSISDETMQDGGDSRSQTCNQTDRMDEDK; this is encoded by the exons ATGGATTCTTTAGATACAGAGCTTTTTCCTGCTATTCAG GAGGTTTTGCTGGAGTTTCGTGCTGGTAAAATGTTTATGGAAGGAACTCGCGTTATTCCTGATACACGGAAAGGACTTGTTCGCATTGGAAGA GGGGAAGAGGGACTTGTTCATATTCAGTGGCTTGATCGGAGTAATAACACCGTTGAAGAT GACCAGATTGTTTTTCCCGAAGAGGCAGTTTTTGAGAAG GTTGGTCAAGCTTCTGGAAGAGTTTACTTGTTAAAGTTTCAGACAGACGACAGGAAATGTTTTTTTTGGATGCAG GAGCCCAATGCTGACAATGATGAAGAATTGTGCAAGTCAGTCAACCTTTACCTGAATCAACCTATAG ATTTTCCtgctgaagaagaagaagaagatataaCACTTGGTGAAGATATCTCATCACG TGCTGGAGATTTAGTTGGAACAAGTATGGGTGCAGAAGTAATTAGTGATGTCTCTTCCTCAGGACCTGTTAAATTGGCAGATCTTCAAAGAATTTTAAGTAATATTGGACCCTCAG GTGAGGCTGCAGATCCTGATGGAG GTTTAGGATTGGGTGATATCCTAAGGCCTGAACTTCTATTGCCATTGATGGAGACATTGTCACTGGAGCAAGTAGCATCCCATCTACCTGAG GGTGAATGGACTCGAGAGGAACTAATGGAGTTACTGCAGAGCCCTCCTTTCCGCCAACAAGTTGATTCTTTCACCTAC GTACTGAAGACCGGTCAAATAGATCTGACTCAATTCGGAGTTGACCCAACTAAAT ACAAGTTCACGGTCCTATCTTTTCTTGAGGCTCTTGAAGACTCTGTTGCTAAAACATCTATATCCGACGAGACGATGCAAGATGGTGGCGATTCAAGATCTCAGACGTGTAATCAAACTGATCGAATGGATGAAGATAAATAG